One Hordeum vulgare subsp. vulgare chromosome 4H, MorexV3_pseudomolecules_assembly, whole genome shotgun sequence DNA window includes the following coding sequences:
- the LOC123450298 gene encoding NDR1/HIN1-like protein 6, with protein MAALDTIHEHNERDLEAGHATPPSSLVAGKAGASRRERGHRRNSYRRVACVALLVVATVAVALAAVLGALYVVLDPKMPLYSVHALNVTAFGMDDDLTARARFDAAVRFENPNRAIGISYEEGSSLAVWYGGYRLSEGALPAFYQGHGDAAVVHVAMSEARLGGTGVVEAMRHVNGAGGELPLVFRGEVPVRVKVGPVTTGKVTPRVRCDLVLDRLSTEGGIGVKRMSCNLKLW; from the coding sequence ATGGCAGCTCTCGACACGATCCACGAGCACAATGAGCGTGACCTCGAGGCAGGACACGCTACGCCGCCGTCATCGCTCGTCGCGGGCAAGGCCGGCGCTTCTCGTCGGGAACGCGGCCACCGGCGCAACAGCTACCGCCGGGTCGCCTGCGTCGCCCTTCTCGTCGTGGcaaccgtcgccgtcgccctggcGGCCGTCCTCGGGGCTCTCTACGTGGTCCTCGACCCGAAGATGCCCCTCTACTCGGTGCACGCGCTCAACGTGACGGCCTTCGGCATGGACGACGACTTGACCGCGCGCGCGCGGTTCGACGCGGCGGTCCGGTTCGAGAACCCGAACCGGGCCATCGGCATCTCGTACGAGGAGGGGTCCAGCCTCGCGGTGTGGTACGGCGGGTACCGGCTGTCCGAGGGCGCGCTGCCGGCGTTCTACCAGGGGCACGGCGACGCCGCGGTCGTCCACGTCGCCATGAGCGAGGCGCGGCTGGGTGGCACGGGGGTGGTGGAGGCCATGCGGCACGTGAACGGGGCCGGCGGCGAGCTGCCGCTGGTGTTTCGCGGCGAGGTGCCGGTGCGGGTGAAGGTTGGGCCGGTGACGACCGGCAAGGTGACGCCCCGGGTCCGGTGCGACCTGGTGCTGGACAGGCTGAGCACCGAGGGCGGGATCGGGGTCAAGAGAATGAGCTGCAACTTGAAGTTATGGTGA